A segment of the Cheilinus undulatus linkage group 24, ASM1832078v1, whole genome shotgun sequence genome:
CAATGTTGCATTGTGATGCTGTGTAGATTGTGTCGTTCTTAGTCACGCACTTCTTATTTACCACAGCATTACGTCATCATAGAGTCCTTTACAAAGCGATTTTTCCTTCAAAAACGGaccatttaaagaaataactTTTCCTCTGTGAAGATATTCAGGTTCTTGTACGTCATCTATCCACACCCTTTATTCGACCAGAAAACCAGTCACACCTGTTGTCCCACCTTCCCCAATAAGAACGCTGAATCGCTGCTAGCGTAAAGCTAGTCACAACAAGAGCGGAAGTAAAGTGCATTTGTGCTAAAATAAGATCATGCTGTTTTCTAATTTTACGATATAAACAGGTATTATGCATTTGTATTCATAATTACTGACAACTGTAATGGCTACCATACAGAAAACTACCATACTGTTGAAAGTTATCATATTTATCGGCTTGACCGTCGTGTGGCGTTTCAACAggaagtttattttgaaaagccgCACCTGTTGAAATGTATAATGGACCTCGCTAACTTGATAACCCCCTTAGTATTTGTTTATGGCAAGGAAGTTGATGATGGTGCTCATACAAAAGGGAAAAGAGTTTCAACTGTAATGCGTGGAGGAAAGCTGCTCGTCACCTCTGTTTCAGGTAACTTTATTGAAAAGACTGTCGGCTTTATGTGAACTGTCACACTGGCTAATGTTTGTGAATTAactcatgtaaaaaaaatgccGAATACATTTAGGGTAACCCAGTCTTTACTCCACCTCCGCAATGTCTGTAATTATTGTGCAAAAAGTACGTTAAAGTGTCGTCGTGTCGTGTTAACaattgtgacttcctgtttgtggtTTCCTGCTAAAAATCTTAAACGAAAGTTCTTTAGTACTCAGCTGTAAAAAGCCTGGTTTCTAATGTAAAATACAATTTATAGGGAGAAAGTGGATGCATTAGATATTAAATAAACTGCCCACAACAGCatagaaatgcattttattgaGAACCTAACATTGTTCCCAGTtcattttaatatatatataactaCTATATCTTTTATAAGCGTGTTTGTTGGTTTGGTCCGTCGTAAATTGTCGAATCTCTCAGTATTTCAACACTTTCTGAGGACAGTTAATCGAAATTGGGATTAAATCGCATATGTCCctctgtaattttcaaatcgcagaaggtgcgaAAATATCTTTAACATAAATCGtttgtcaaaatatcagttatatacattttttgaagaggagatgttatttttaaatatgattttcttaataaaattgataatggcataaaaataaTCCCCTGCAGCACAACAGTTCTCATCCAGTTTGTAATATGAGTCGAAATAATTGCAATCAGgtattatttcaaaataattcagctctaatttaatctattttgtaTAAGTTATAATAAAGAATCTATTCTCTATGTTTGTTAAAGATACACAAGATAAGAATCTTATAAAATAAGACTAATTATAGCGATTGAATCTCAGTCgcataatttacaaaaaaaaacaacaacaaaaaaaaaaaacaagttcaatgtttttattttcccaaattgctAAGCTCAGGCCTAATCTTGAGTTATATTTTAACCAAGAGCTGCAGCAAGCAAAACAGGGAGGGGTTTagctaaattgcacaaatacattgccAAGTGTTGGCACCAAAACTGTGCGGCAGTTTGCCGGCAATTTTTAGTAACTCAAAAATTATCAAAGATTGGGTATCTAggaattatatttttataacaGATAttgattttttactttattcataTCCACATTTAAAATTCTAATATTGTTTAATACTTGGTGTAATATTGCTgtatttatttagatattttcatTACTAATAACATTTACGCAGATTACTGTATTTGACTAGCTCTTTTGTGTACTTGTGCATTTTTGAATCGGttattttacttaagtatattttgagggaaaaatgttaaaaacattttaaaatttgagttaACAGTACTCAATCACAGTCATtatactcaaattatttgacagccATCCCTAAATCTAGATACTTTTCCAAGAATGCTTCTTGGcgtttgacacttttgcaccctgagtgaagttacccactcagaTAAGTCTCACGTACCGGACAGTATAGACAGGATGAGGTACTGGAATCTGTGGAAGAGTACTTCCTGGGTCAAAGGTCAccctttcagtttttgttgcttGTCGTCGAGCAGATTAGCCTACTTTGGATGGCGTGATTGTTCAAAATGAAATATGTGAAAGAcaaattttgagtattttcagtttttttgttttacagttcaagactttcaaaataacttctatttgcaaaaataaataaataaaaaaattaaaaataaaataaaataaaatgtggtcTACTGGTATTACTTATACTGATAAAGAATATCCAGACAGATCTTCTTAAAAAAAGGCTAttttttgcatacatttttttgtagctCAAGCCAGATAAATCTTTGTATAAATTACTCATTTGATTTGTTCATGAACTGAAAAAATCccattaaaatcattttaactttttaaaatagactgaacaaaattagttttttttttaaattacttaatTCTGTctttataataaatgaaatttcaGTAAACCCAAGTTGTATTCACTATGTAGATCAAACAAAAccaccctttaaaaaaaaacatactcaTATTTGTATTAAGAACTGTGATTGATATTTGTATATTAAATCAACTTAATTATGTTGTGTAGATTAAACACGACTTGTCTTTACTTCAAATACTTCTAACAAAACATTCCTTCATTCTTAcacataaacattaaaaagttttttagaTGTAATACAAATTACCAGATGTCAAATCCTGCTGACAAAACCACATGTGGCACAGTAATTGTGTGATCATggttatcttgttttcatgattgtggAAAGATTAAATTGTGATGAGGCTAGCACGATGGCTAGCTAGCAATAGCTTTCTGACTATGACATAGAACTGTCCAGTTGTTTGGCTTTGACTACACATGACTTCTGAGATGAATATTCTCATGTTGTATTGCCAATAAGGACGGGTCATATAAAAGTGCTGTCATTTTACTTCTGCTTTAGTCAGTAGTTACCCACCCTGTCTAGCCATGTgtagaaatagaaaaaattcTTTCACTTCCCCCTCAGGATGACACTAAAACTACTGCTGGCTTTCCTGTGTGGTGTAAGAGCTCAACAAGGTCCTCCACCTCTGCTGCTGGTGTCATTTGATGGTTTCAGAGCGGACTACCTGCAGAGGTTCCCGATGGTGAACCTGAAGCTCCTGTACGGCCAGGGAGTATTAGTGGAGGAGCTCACCAACGCCTTCATCACCAAGACGTTTCCAAACCACTATACTCTGGTAACAGCAGTTCTCTACATCGGatttaaactgatgaaaatgtgtGTGGAGTAAAAAAATAGTCTTTGTTTCCCTCTATAGGTGACAGGGCTGTACACTGAATCTCACGGCATCGTCGCCAATTATATGTACGACCCAGTCAGTCACACGTACTTCCACGCTGGGGCTAAAAATGAGCAGTGGTGGTGGAACGAGGCGGAGCCCATTTGGGTCACAGCACTTGACTCGGGCTACAAGACGGCAGGGGGGATGTGGCCTGGCTCAGATTTAGCCATCAGAAACCGCACGCCAACGTATTTCCTGCCCTACAACTCTGCTGTGACATTCCGGCAACGAGTGGAGAATGTGACAAACTGGATTCTGGGCGATGGGAAGGTGGAGAATTTGAAATGTCACTcgtattttactgtttttcacctgcatttttccctttaaagatTTCTAGCCACATCTTAAGCTAGCGATACCTTTCTAACTAGGCAATGATGTGTGGAATGCTTTCAGGGTAAGTAACCATTGTGTAATGCCTTCTTTTAATGTTTCATTCCACCAGGAGGACGGAGTGAAGTTTGCCACTCTCTACTGGGAGGAGCCAGACAGGTCAGGTCACTTTTATGGCCCTGACAACACAACTGCTATGGGCAAAGTTTTGAAGGAGGTATAGTTGCTAGAACAAGACTGAAACAAGCTGTAGCAGCAAATATTttcagaatgcaatgatttttcaACCTCACAACCCCGTATTTTATTGACACGAGAACACagacaacatatcagatgatgAGATTGAGACACTTTTCCATTGTATTAGCGCATTCTGGATTaggtggcagcaacacatcttcACATCATCTATTAACTACTGTGTAGCagcccctcttcttttaacaacaggcTTTAAACATCTGGTAAGTAAGGAAAGCAGTTGCTCGAGTTGCGGGTCAGGAATGTCGTCCCATTCTCGCCTGATGTAGGGTTCTAGCTGCTCAAACATCCTTGGTCATCTTTGCTGGATTTGTGCTTTTATAGTGcatcaaatgttttctattagtGGAaggttaaaggtgcagtgtgtaatatttagcctattagcatttagcaaaacaagcttggttaaaatgaaacataacatttataagtagattgatctcaattagtgttgacatctgataacacatttttttaatttgtattttaaattaactcagaataaaccttttattcatacatagggagggtcccctcaaAGGAAGgagccatcttggatttttgcattttgcctgtttctatggcaccacagaaggaaccaaataacagttaagcatgtattgatttttaaacttcactggttcccacagttatcaccagagaaatgagcatcacactccagaattgactgttagatgttgatagtcccaattttacacactgtacctttaagatTAGTGGCAAGCCAGTTCAACACCTGTATTCTTCTCTTGTGAAGCCATGGTGTCGTGATGGATGCGGTATAGCATTATCTTTcggaaatatgcaaggcctatGCAAGGATGGGACCGAaactttcagcattgatagtgccttttcCTGATGTgaaagctgcccacaccataggcactaatgcaatgGTTGgtttcccaaaaaaaaaaaaaatttggatcaatctgaccacagaacagttttccatttagtgTGAGCCCATTTTGAACAAGCTTAGGCTGAGAGAGGATGCTGGTGTTTCTCGATCGTGTTCACATAgtgcttcttctttgcatgatacagctttaacttgcattcaTGGATGACACAGCCAACTGAGTtcaccacagaacagttttccgttttgcctcagtccattttaaataataataataataactttccTTATATAGCACTTTGCACTAGCAAACAAGGTTTTACGAAGTGCTTTCACACTCAactaaatgagctttggcttaAAGAAGACAGCTGCttttctggatcgtgttcacatatggcctcctctttgcatgatacagatGATACATAGACAGACAGTGATTTttagaagtgttcctgagccctaTGCAGGGATTTCCATTATAGaaacatgcctgtttttaattattGCAGTGTCACCTGACGGCTTAAGTATtaaccttcagccttgtccattgttcacagagatttctccagattctctgaatcttttgatgatatcatgtaCTAGAGATAGTGGGAAATTTGAAGTCTGCATTTTTACCTTGAGCCACATATGAGAGACCCTGCTTCTCTAAAAcactccttttatacccagccatgtTGCTGATGTCCTACCAGTTAACCTGACAGtttcaaaatgctcctccagatTTTTATTAATACCACTTACtcttccagccttttgttgccctgtcccaacttttttgagatgtgttgctgccatcaaattcaaaataagctaatatcTAATaaagtcccaactttttggaatatGGGTTGTTCGCAACTTCCTGAAATGCTAGACCAGTGGTGTCCAAAgggtggcccaggggccagaTGTGGCCCGCAgaccatttttgattggccctctGCAAATTctagagataaaatgaaatgtggctgacataaaaacatgaagcttgtgcttaaaTGTATTAAACTTCTTGTTTttagcacaaggcagtgctaccatgttaaatctgtaaacaaacattttgacatgaagatatcttgattaataatgtcctgatggattatcacagcaaatagcagcatcaAGAACTTTTCAGGGGTAGAGCTAGTGGTAGTCAGGGCTAAACAGGGccctctgaaatctgactggttcctcaaaatcctgaaaatgactgcCCAAGCTTTAGACACCAAAGGGACAAAGCAAAGCTTTAGTACTACAAGTCAGAATGTTTGTTTGTCCTGAATCCCATCTGACCATTTGTCTACACAACGTTGCTCTACGGACTTAACTCTTCATCTTTTATTTGAGTCCAGGTTGACGACAACATTGGCGTGCTGGTCTCAGAGCTGAAACGGACAGGCCTCTGGGGTCACGTCAACGTCCTGATAGTCAGCGACCACGGCATGACTCAGGTCTCCACGGAGCGCCTCATACGGCTGGATGACTGCATCAGTCCAGACACCTACACAGTGGTAGACCTCACACCTGTGGCAGCAATTTTCCCTCATGAAGGTAACCAAGTCCATAGCAGAGTCTCAGTCTGACATACCGaataaaagctttgttttttgaatGTACGGCTAAAGAAATTTGCCTCCTTTACTTGTGGAGGTATTCACACGGCTTTCCTCATATTTCAGTGAATGTATTTTGCAGATCCAGAGAGCATTGTCAACCAGCTGAATAAGTGCCATTCTCACATGAAAGCATATTTGAAGAAAGACATCCCTGACAGGCTGCATTACAGCAACAACGTACGCATTCAGCCGGTCATTGTGGTTGCTGATGAGGGCTGGA
Coding sequences within it:
- the enpp4 gene encoding bis(5'-adenosyl)-triphosphatase enpp4 — encoded protein: MTLKLLLAFLCGVRAQQGPPPLLLVSFDGFRADYLQRFPMVNLKLLYGQGVLVEELTNAFITKTFPNHYTLVTGLYTESHGIVANYMYDPVSHTYFHAGAKNEQWWWNEAEPIWVTALDSGYKTAGGMWPGSDLAIRNRTPTYFLPYNSAVTFRQRVENVTNWILGDGKEDGVKFATLYWEEPDRSGHFYGPDNTTAMGKVLKEVDDNIGVLVSELKRTGLWGHVNVLIVSDHGMTQVSTERLIRLDDCISPDTYTVVDLTPVAAIFPHEDPESIVNQLNKCHSHMKAYLKKDIPDRLHYSNNVRIQPVIVVADEGWTIVQNGNNINRLGDHGYDNALPSMHPFFAATGPSFRQGYKIKRLHSVDIYPLMCHLLSVPPQPNNGSMTQARCLLAGESCWDVDMTVRLLVGILLLIAAVAIVFKLVCRRKTSEPLIPKNRVEGDHDFL